Proteins co-encoded in one Diaminobutyricimonas sp. LJ205 genomic window:
- the glgB gene encoding 1,4-alpha-glucan branching protein GlgB, producing the protein MLPKLAPETITALATGSHQRPHDHLGQHPVDDDTVVIRAVRPLAATVTAVRGDGSGIELTHVADGLWEASAAAPIQPYVLRATYGDGSEWSTDDPYRFMPSFGDVDLYLWGEGRHEQLWKALGAHHREHEGVDGTSFSVWAPRARAVRVVGDFNRWDGVLHAMRRLDGSGVWELFVPGLQAGSTYKFEILTAGGEWVKRADPMARFTEAPPATASVIGDSSYRWQDAAWLTARAERDLHSSPMSVYEVHLGSWRPGLGYREIADPLIDYVTELGFTHVEFMPLAEHPFGGSWGYQVTGYYAPTSRFGHPDDLRYLIDRLHQAGIGVIMDWVPGHFPKDEWALARFDGEPLYEHADPRRGEQLDWGTLVFDFGQSQVRNFLVANALYWLEEFHIDGLRVDAVASMLYLDYSREEWLPNEHGGRENLEAISLLQEVNATAYKRNPGIVMIAEESTSWDGVTRPTSEGGLGFGLKWNMGWMHDSLVYMAKDPLYRSHHHHDITFSFLYAFSENFMLPISHDEVVHGKGSLLGRMPGDQWQKLANVRAYLAFMWAHPGKQLLFMGQEFGQPAEWSEERGLDWWILNQPAHAGLHKLVAELNRTYRNTPALWEQDEEPAGFEWLDGGNSAQSVLSFIRWSKAGEPLACFFNFSGTPITDYRVVLPRAGRWREVLNTDATEYGGSGVGNHGTVVAHDEPWAGRPASARFTLPPLGALYLSPR; encoded by the coding sequence ATGCTGCCCAAACTGGCTCCCGAGACCATCACGGCGCTGGCCACCGGCAGTCACCAGCGGCCGCACGACCACCTCGGTCAGCACCCCGTCGACGACGACACAGTCGTCATTCGGGCGGTCCGCCCGCTGGCGGCGACGGTCACCGCGGTGCGCGGCGACGGCAGCGGGATTGAACTGACTCACGTCGCCGATGGGCTCTGGGAGGCATCCGCTGCCGCGCCGATCCAGCCCTACGTGCTGCGCGCGACCTATGGCGACGGCTCCGAGTGGAGCACCGACGACCCCTATCGATTCATGCCCTCCTTCGGCGATGTCGATTTGTACCTCTGGGGTGAGGGCAGGCACGAGCAGCTCTGGAAGGCGCTCGGCGCCCACCACCGCGAGCACGAGGGCGTCGACGGAACGTCATTCAGCGTCTGGGCGCCGCGCGCCCGGGCAGTGCGCGTGGTCGGTGACTTCAACCGCTGGGACGGGGTGCTGCACGCCATGCGCCGCCTCGACGGCAGCGGCGTCTGGGAGCTGTTCGTGCCCGGCCTGCAGGCCGGCAGCACCTACAAGTTCGAGATCCTCACCGCGGGTGGCGAATGGGTGAAGCGGGCGGATCCGATGGCCCGGTTCACCGAGGCTCCGCCAGCCACCGCTTCGGTCATCGGCGACAGTAGCTACCGGTGGCAGGATGCCGCGTGGCTGACAGCCCGTGCCGAGCGGGATTTGCACTCCAGCCCGATGAGCGTCTACGAGGTGCACCTCGGATCCTGGCGTCCCGGTCTCGGCTACCGCGAGATCGCCGACCCGCTCATCGACTACGTCACCGAGCTCGGGTTCACCCACGTCGAGTTCATGCCACTGGCCGAGCATCCCTTCGGCGGTTCCTGGGGCTACCAGGTAACCGGCTACTACGCGCCGACCAGCCGGTTCGGCCACCCGGACGACCTGCGGTACCTCATCGATCGCCTGCACCAGGCCGGCATCGGCGTGATCATGGACTGGGTCCCGGGGCACTTTCCGAAGGACGAGTGGGCGCTCGCACGCTTCGACGGTGAACCGCTCTACGAACACGCCGATCCTCGTCGCGGCGAGCAGCTGGACTGGGGCACCCTGGTCTTCGACTTCGGCCAGTCGCAGGTGCGCAACTTCCTGGTGGCCAACGCCTTGTACTGGCTCGAGGAGTTCCACATCGACGGTCTTCGCGTGGACGCGGTGGCCTCGATGCTCTACCTCGACTACTCGCGTGAGGAGTGGCTGCCGAACGAACACGGCGGCCGGGAGAACCTCGAGGCGATCAGCCTGCTGCAGGAGGTGAACGCCACCGCCTACAAGCGCAACCCCGGGATTGTGATGATCGCCGAGGAGTCGACCTCCTGGGACGGTGTCACCCGGCCGACCTCGGAGGGTGGACTCGGCTTCGGGCTGAAATGGAACATGGGCTGGATGCACGACTCGCTCGTGTACATGGCCAAGGACCCGCTCTACCGCAGTCACCACCATCACGACATCACGTTCAGCTTCCTGTACGCCTTCAGCGAGAACTTCATGCTGCCGATCAGTCACGATGAGGTCGTGCACGGCAAGGGCTCACTGCTCGGCCGGATGCCGGGTGACCAGTGGCAGAAACTCGCGAATGTGCGCGCCTACCTGGCATTCATGTGGGCGCATCCGGGCAAACAACTGCTGTTCATGGGTCAGGAATTCGGCCAACCCGCTGAGTGGAGCGAGGAACGCGGACTCGACTGGTGGATCCTCAACCAGCCCGCCCACGCCGGCCTGCACAAACTCGTCGCCGAACTGAACCGCACCTACCGCAACACTCCTGCCCTCTGGGAACAGGACGAGGAGCCGGCGGGCTTCGAATGGCTGGATGGCGGCAATTCCGCGCAGAGCGTCCTGTCCTTCATCCGCTGGTCAAAGGCGGGCGAGCCGCTCGCCTGCTTCTTCAACTTCAGCGGAACCCCGATCACCGACTACCGGGTCGTCCTGCCGCGGGCGGGCCGCTGGCGCGAGGTGCTGAACACGGATGCCACGGAGTACGGCGGCTCGGGAGTCGGGAACCACGGCACGGTCGTTGCCCACGACGAACCGTGGGCGGGACGCCCAGCCTCGGCTCGGTTCACCCTGCCGCCGCTCGGAGCCCTGTACCTCTCGCCGCGCTGA
- a CDS encoding phosphatidate cytidylyltransferase: MTDGSDEPAGRSGKRARRKIELDTFAQDARVELETQLAATKAQFDAIEQRIEKRTGRNLIMAIAIGLALGGLLLVSLLVIKELFIVFAAALAGLAAFELASALRFAGRDVPRLPVVVATVALQVAAFYWGGSGQWLVLLAGIGIVSLWRLIELVTPAGRAPLVDVLKDLGGGVMVLIYVAFLASFAVLLVAQDGGQWWVLAFLAVVVATDTGAYASGLLFGKHPMAPRISPKKTWEGFAGSVVVAVITGVLLAIFMIDQPWWIGVLLGLVMVATGTGGDLIESLIKRDLGIKDISTWLPGHGGFLDRLDSILPSAFAAFALYTLFA; encoded by the coding sequence ATGACTGATGGCTCCGATGAGCCGGCAGGCCGGTCAGGCAAGCGCGCCCGCCGCAAGATAGAGCTCGATACGTTTGCCCAGGACGCCCGTGTCGAGTTGGAGACCCAACTCGCCGCGACGAAGGCTCAGTTCGACGCGATCGAACAACGGATCGAGAAGCGCACCGGTCGCAACCTGATCATGGCGATCGCCATCGGCCTTGCCCTCGGTGGCCTGCTGCTGGTCAGCCTGCTGGTGATCAAGGAACTGTTCATCGTCTTCGCCGCTGCCCTCGCCGGGCTCGCGGCGTTCGAGCTGGCCAGTGCGCTGAGGTTCGCCGGCCGGGACGTGCCGCGGCTGCCGGTCGTAGTGGCCACAGTCGCCCTGCAGGTGGCCGCCTTCTACTGGGGCGGCAGCGGCCAGTGGCTGGTGCTGCTCGCCGGGATCGGGATAGTGAGCCTCTGGCGACTGATTGAGCTGGTGACTCCGGCCGGGCGGGCGCCGCTCGTCGATGTGCTGAAAGACCTGGGCGGCGGCGTCATGGTGCTCATCTACGTGGCATTCCTGGCCAGCTTCGCGGTGCTCCTGGTCGCGCAGGACGGCGGTCAGTGGTGGGTGCTCGCGTTCCTCGCCGTGGTGGTCGCCACCGACACGGGCGCGTACGCGTCCGGATTGCTCTTCGGCAAGCATCCGATGGCTCCCAGGATCAGCCCCAAGAAGACGTGGGAGGGTTTCGCCGGGTCGGTCGTGGTCGCGGTTATCACCGGCGTGCTGCTGGCCATCTTCATGATCGACCAGCCGTGGTGGATCGGCGTGCTCCTGGGCCTCGTGATGGTGGCAACCGGTACGGGTGGCGACCTGATCGAGTCACTGATCAAACGCGACCTCGGCATCAAGGACATCAGCACCTGGTTGCCAGGCCACGGTGGCTTCCTTGATCGGCTCGACTCCATCCTTCCGTCGGCGTTCGCCGCGTTCGCGTTGTACACGCTCTTCGCTTGA
- a CDS encoding AI-2E family transporter: MKIHNPFRLGLLAGLGVLVAIAIGTAVVQLGVILTYVGAALFIALGLDPVVSWMARKGVPRWLAILITISAVISVFVGLVFAIVPVITEQVNKLLGQIPDLVEFFTEGGARQWAEGTFPWLDVDMVVDEVVKWTQDADNVAGLFGGVLQSALVIASGAFGALIILILTLYFVASLHRIKASMYQLVPASRRARVVDISEQVSDAVGRYVVGQGALALCNGVLSFIFLSIIGAEYPALFAFIAFLFSLVPLVGTITGSIVIVSIQWLVNPDSISTVIAAAIYYLIYMQVEAYVLSPNIMNRAVKVPGVVVVIAALAGGTLLGILGALVAIPVAASIMIIVKQVLVPRQQTV; this comes from the coding sequence GTGAAGATCCACAATCCGTTCCGGCTCGGACTTCTCGCGGGGCTGGGAGTGCTGGTCGCGATCGCGATCGGCACGGCGGTCGTCCAACTGGGCGTCATCCTGACCTACGTCGGCGCGGCGCTCTTCATCGCGCTCGGCCTGGATCCGGTGGTGAGCTGGATGGCGCGCAAGGGCGTGCCCCGCTGGCTGGCCATCCTGATCACGATTTCCGCCGTGATCAGCGTGTTCGTCGGACTGGTTTTCGCCATCGTCCCCGTCATCACCGAGCAGGTGAACAAGCTGCTCGGGCAGATTCCCGACCTGGTGGAGTTCTTCACCGAAGGCGGCGCCCGGCAATGGGCCGAAGGGACCTTCCCCTGGCTCGACGTCGACATGGTCGTCGACGAGGTCGTCAAGTGGACGCAGGATGCCGACAATGTCGCCGGTCTGTTCGGCGGTGTGCTCCAGAGTGCCCTGGTGATTGCCAGCGGCGCGTTCGGTGCGCTGATCATCCTGATCCTGACCCTGTACTTCGTCGCCTCCCTGCACCGCATCAAGGCGTCGATGTACCAGCTGGTGCCGGCCTCACGCCGCGCCCGCGTTGTGGACATCTCGGAGCAGGTCAGCGACGCGGTCGGCCGCTACGTCGTCGGCCAGGGTGCCCTCGCACTGTGCAACGGCGTGCTGAGCTTCATCTTCCTGTCGATCATCGGCGCCGAGTACCCCGCCCTGTTCGCGTTCATCGCGTTCCTGTTCTCGTTGGTGCCGCTGGTCGGTACGATCACAGGATCGATCGTCATCGTGTCGATCCAGTGGCTCGTGAACCCGGACTCGATCAGCACGGTCATCGCGGCAGCCATCTACTACCTGATCTACATGCAGGTCGAGGCATACGTGCTCAGCCCGAACATCATGAACCGTGCTGTGAAGGTCCCCGGCGTCGTGGTGGTCATCGCCGCCCTCGCCGGCGGCACCCTGCTCGGCATCCTGGGCGCGCTGGTGGCCATCCCGGTTGCGGCGTCGATCATGATCATCGTGAAACAGGTGCTGGTGCCGAGGCAGCAGACGGTTTAG
- a CDS encoding alpha/beta hydrolase, with translation MTEPIRSNSVLPAVRTEIELHTDDGLTLVGELAVPESGDPVATLVCLHPLPTGGGFMDSHILRKAAARLPALAQLAVLRFNFRGVTSPRGTSEGSFGEGIEERRDLAAAMQFVSEQGLPNPWLLGWSFGTEVALKWGRPHPIVGAILLSPPLHRTTAQELGAWAEDERKLVAVVPELDDYLRPAEARERFAVVPDIDLVAVDEGKHLWVGESQTYRVLAEIVERLNPAALPLPTEY, from the coding sequence TTGACTGAACCCATTCGCAGCAATAGCGTCCTGCCCGCCGTGCGTACCGAGATTGAGCTCCACACGGATGATGGGCTCACCCTGGTCGGCGAACTGGCGGTTCCCGAGTCGGGCGACCCGGTCGCTACCCTCGTCTGCCTGCACCCACTGCCGACCGGCGGGGGTTTCATGGACTCCCACATTCTGCGGAAGGCCGCGGCGCGACTGCCCGCTCTCGCGCAGCTGGCGGTGCTGCGCTTCAACTTCCGAGGGGTCACCTCACCGCGGGGCACGTCGGAGGGCTCTTTCGGCGAGGGCATCGAGGAACGCCGGGACCTTGCCGCCGCGATGCAGTTCGTCTCCGAGCAGGGGCTGCCTAACCCTTGGCTGCTGGGCTGGTCGTTCGGTACCGAGGTGGCGCTGAAATGGGGTCGGCCGCATCCGATCGTCGGCGCGATCCTGCTGTCGCCGCCGCTGCACCGCACAACGGCCCAGGAGCTCGGCGCATGGGCCGAAGATGAGCGCAAGCTGGTTGCGGTCGTGCCAGAGCTGGACGACTACCTGCGGCCCGCCGAGGCGCGCGAGCGTTTCGCGGTGGTCCCCGACATCGACCTGGTGGCAGTGGACGAGGGCAAGCACCTGTGGGTGGGGGAGAGCCAGACCTACCGGGTGCTCGCCGAGATCGTCGAACGGTTGAACCCGGCGGCGTTGCCGCTGCCCACGGAGTATTAG
- a CDS encoding dihydrofolate reductase family protein, with protein MGKVVMYSSVSVDGFIADDNDQPGPLFDWLTSGDVPLDESGVLKVSQTSYDYTRPYWDQIGATIAGRHVFDMTDGWDGKPPAGVDHVVVVTHRPAPEGWDPEAPFHFVDGVEAAVAKAQELAGDRIVEVAAGNVGGQAFAAGLVDEVRMDVVPVVFGSGKRYFGSVNAEHLLEDPDVVIQGNRVLHLRYPVRR; from the coding sequence ATGGGCAAGGTGGTCATGTACAGCTCGGTGTCGGTGGACGGCTTCATCGCGGACGACAATGACCAGCCCGGACCCCTGTTCGACTGGTTGACCAGCGGTGACGTGCCGTTGGACGAGAGCGGCGTGCTGAAGGTGTCGCAGACCTCCTACGACTACACCCGGCCGTACTGGGACCAGATCGGGGCAACGATCGCCGGCCGTCACGTCTTCGACATGACCGACGGCTGGGACGGGAAGCCTCCGGCCGGGGTCGACCACGTGGTCGTCGTGACGCACCGGCCGGCGCCTGAGGGCTGGGACCCCGAGGCGCCGTTTCACTTCGTCGACGGCGTCGAGGCAGCCGTGGCCAAGGCGCAGGAGCTTGCGGGTGACCGCATCGTCGAGGTCGCCGCTGGCAATGTCGGTGGCCAGGCGTTTGCCGCAGGCCTGGTCGACGAGGTGCGCATGGATGTCGTACCCGTCGTGTTCGGGTCCGGCAAGCGCTACTTCGGATCGGTCAACGCGGAGCACCTGTTGGAGGATCCTGACGTGGTGATTCAGGGCAACCGGGTGCTTCACCTGCGCTATCCGGTGCGCCGTTGA
- a CDS encoding DivIVA domain-containing protein encodes MSTTFPRARKSQLGYSVEQVEEFLEDARRAYTAETSAHASTVTSDTIRRTAFAMEKGGYTPSAVDAALERLEDAFATREREAALAERGEAEWNGHARATAQVLIDRLARPAGAKFNRVGLMTTGYRVSDVDAFADRLIGFFQHGRPLGINEVRTIAFRPAKRGYNEAQVDLLLDSVTQVMLAVR; translated from the coding sequence GTGAGCACAACCTTCCCGCGCGCCCGCAAGTCGCAGCTCGGTTACAGCGTCGAGCAGGTCGAGGAATTCCTCGAGGACGCCCGACGGGCGTACACCGCCGAGACTTCGGCGCATGCCAGCACGGTGACCTCCGACACCATCCGCCGCACCGCCTTCGCGATGGAGAAGGGCGGCTACACCCCGTCGGCCGTCGATGCCGCCCTGGAGCGCCTCGAGGACGCATTCGCCACCCGGGAACGCGAGGCAGCGCTAGCCGAACGCGGCGAGGCTGAATGGAATGGGCATGCCCGCGCCACCGCCCAGGTGCTCATCGACCGGCTGGCCCGGCCCGCCGGCGCGAAGTTCAACCGGGTCGGGCTGATGACGACCGGATATCGCGTGTCGGATGTCGACGCCTTCGCCGACCGTCTGATCGGGTTCTTCCAGCACGGACGCCCCCTCGGCATCAACGAGGTGCGCACGATCGCGTTCCGTCCCGCCAAGCGGGGCTACAACGAGGCCCAGGTGGATCTGCTGCTCGACAGCGTCACGCAGGTAATGCTCGCGGTCCGCTAG
- a CDS encoding tetratricopeptide repeat protein — protein MSNAPLNGANLRGAVDLSSLVNRPATDAPASAGPGAVVAQYSDADFTRVLDLSNTVPVVVEFFGQGIEPALAGVVSSYGGRIALATVDANANPQLAQAFQVQQVPTVAAVVAGRPLSLFVGLPSDEEVREVLEQVLQLAAQNGVTGQLATDDAAAEPAPQEVPLPPLHQEAFDAIERGDLDAAIHAYQTAITQDPRDQQAVAGLAQASLLKRLHGKSAATIRVTAAQHPGDLHAQFDVADLDVSGGHVEDAFERILDLFPKLAHPDKNRARARLVEYFEIVGAEDPRVVAARIRLAGLLY, from the coding sequence GTGAGCAACGCACCCCTGAACGGCGCCAATCTACGCGGCGCCGTCGACCTGTCATCCCTCGTCAACCGGCCAGCGACGGATGCCCCGGCTTCCGCGGGCCCGGGAGCGGTCGTCGCGCAGTACAGCGACGCGGACTTCACGCGGGTGCTCGATTTGTCGAACACCGTGCCCGTCGTTGTGGAGTTCTTCGGGCAGGGCATCGAGCCGGCCCTGGCAGGTGTGGTGTCCTCCTATGGCGGCCGGATCGCGCTTGCGACCGTCGACGCCAACGCGAACCCGCAGCTGGCCCAGGCGTTCCAGGTTCAGCAGGTGCCGACCGTCGCCGCGGTGGTCGCCGGCCGACCGCTTTCACTGTTCGTCGGACTGCCCTCCGATGAGGAGGTACGCGAGGTTCTCGAGCAGGTGCTCCAGCTCGCGGCGCAGAACGGCGTGACCGGCCAGCTGGCGACGGATGACGCCGCGGCCGAGCCTGCTCCGCAGGAGGTTCCCCTGCCGCCGCTGCACCAGGAAGCCTTCGACGCGATCGAACGCGGCGACCTGGACGCCGCCATCCACGCCTACCAGACCGCCATCACGCAGGACCCGCGGGACCAGCAGGCCGTCGCCGGCCTCGCGCAGGCGTCGCTGTTGAAGCGCCTGCACGGCAAGTCGGCCGCGACCATCCGGGTGACCGCGGCGCAGCATCCGGGTGACCTGCACGCGCAGTTCGACGTCGCCGATCTGGATGTCTCTGGCGGTCACGTCGAAGACGCCTTCGAACGGATTCTGGACCTCTTCCCCAAGCTCGCACACCCCGACAAGAACCGGGCAAGGGCACGGCTCGTCGAGTACTTCGAGATCGTCGGCGCCGAGGACCCGCGGGTCGTTGCCGCCCGCATCCGGCTCGCCGGGCTGCTCTACTAG
- the frr gene encoding ribosome recycling factor: protein MISDVLAEAKDKMNKAVEVAKDDFGTVRTGRANPALFQKILVDYYGTPTPLAQLAAMQNPEARMLIITPYDKGALREIEKAIVNAPNLGASVGNDGTIVRVTLPELTEDRRKEFVKLVRSKGEDAKVSIRNIRRKAKDDLDALKSEVGDDEVARAEKELEANTKSFVDAVDEALKRKEAELLEV, encoded by the coding sequence GTGATCAGCGACGTACTGGCCGAGGCCAAGGACAAGATGAACAAGGCGGTCGAGGTCGCCAAGGACGACTTCGGTACGGTCCGCACCGGCCGGGCGAACCCCGCGCTGTTCCAGAAGATCCTGGTCGACTACTACGGCACCCCTACGCCGCTGGCGCAGCTCGCCGCAATGCAGAACCCCGAGGCGCGGATGCTCATCATCACGCCCTACGACAAGGGCGCACTCCGCGAGATCGAGAAGGCCATCGTGAACGCTCCGAACCTCGGCGCGAGCGTCGGCAACGACGGCACCATCGTGCGGGTCACCCTGCCCGAGCTGACTGAGGACCGCCGCAAGGAGTTCGTGAAGCTCGTCCGTTCGAAGGGCGAGGACGCGAAGGTCTCGATCCGCAACATCCGTCGTAAGGCGAAGGATGACCTGGATGCGCTGAAGAGCGAGGTTGGTGACGACGAGGTCGCACGCGCTGAGAAGGAGCTTGAGGCGAACACCAAGTCATTCGTCGACGCCGTCGACGAGGCTCTCAAGCGCAAGGAAGCGGAACTCCTCGAGGTCTAG
- a CDS encoding lytic transglycosylase domain-containing protein, with protein MFLPMLAMLAVFGFLAVSVVDPYTGAYAGMGDEERPTRSAQPGQTLELAATDAVTVSREVWKVTKPKPKPVAAAAGRAAPAAGTPDPGTAKAIAYDMVMARGWDQGQYDCLVALWHKESKWNVYAHNKSSGAYGIPQSLPGSKMATAGADWETNPATQITWGLGYISGRYGTPCGAWAKSQSSGWY; from the coding sequence GTGTTCCTGCCGATGCTCGCGATGCTCGCCGTCTTCGGTTTCCTGGCCGTCTCGGTCGTCGACCCGTACACCGGTGCCTACGCGGGCATGGGTGACGAGGAACGGCCGACTCGCTCCGCCCAGCCTGGCCAGACTCTGGAGCTGGCGGCCACCGACGCGGTAACCGTCTCCCGCGAGGTGTGGAAGGTCACGAAGCCCAAGCCGAAACCCGTCGCCGCTGCCGCCGGCCGCGCCGCACCCGCCGCAGGCACGCCCGATCCGGGCACAGCCAAGGCGATCGCCTATGACATGGTCATGGCGCGCGGTTGGGATCAGGGCCAGTACGACTGCCTGGTCGCCCTGTGGCACAAGGAATCCAAGTGGAACGTCTACGCCCACAACAAGTCCAGCGGTGCCTACGGCATCCCGCAGTCGCTGCCCGGCAGCAAGATGGCGACGGCTGGCGCTGACTGGGAGACCAACCCGGCAACCCAGATCACCTGGGGCCTCGGGTACATCTCCGGCCGTTACGGCACACCGTGCGGCGCGTGGGCGAAGTCGCAGTCGAGCGGTTGGTACTGA